From a single Bacillus gobiensis genomic region:
- the glpK gene encoding glycerol kinase GlpK, which translates to METYILAIDQGTTSSRAILFNKEGKIVHTAQKEFKQFFPKSGWVEHNANEIWGSVLAVIASALSESGIAANQIEGIGITNQRETTVVWDKHTGQPIYNAIVWQSRQTSEICEELKNRGYNDKFRDKTGLLIDAYFSGTKVKWLLDNVEGAREKAKKGELLFGTIDTWLIWKMSGGEAHVTDYSNASRTLMYNIHELEWDDELLEILDVPKSMLPDVKPSSHVYAKTVDYHFFGQSIPIAGAAGDQHAALFGQACFEEGMAKNTYGTGCFMLMNTGEKAIKSEHGLLTSIAWGIDGKIEYALEGSIFVAGSAIQWLRDGLRMFKDSKDSENYAKRVGSTDGVYVVPAFVGLGTPYWDSDVRGAVFGLTRGTSKEHFVRATLESLAYQTKDVLDAMEKDSGISLKTLRVDGGAVKNDFLMQFQGDLLGVPVERPEINETTALGAAYLAGIAVGFWNDSSEIKNHWKLEKRFDSNMAAQQKDELYQGWKKAVKAAMAFK; encoded by the coding sequence ATGGAAACGTATATATTAGCAATTGATCAAGGAACGACTAGCTCAAGGGCGATATTATTTAACAAAGAAGGGAAAATAGTTCATACCGCTCAAAAGGAATTCAAGCAGTTTTTTCCGAAATCCGGATGGGTTGAGCATAATGCCAATGAAATCTGGGGATCCGTTTTAGCAGTTATCGCATCTGCGCTTTCCGAATCGGGTATAGCGGCAAATCAGATAGAAGGGATAGGAATTACAAATCAGCGGGAAACGACTGTCGTGTGGGATAAACATACAGGTCAGCCGATATACAACGCCATTGTGTGGCAATCAAGGCAAACCTCAGAAATTTGTGAAGAGCTGAAAAATAGGGGGTATAATGATAAGTTTAGAGACAAAACAGGGCTTTTGATCGACGCTTATTTTTCAGGCACAAAGGTGAAATGGCTGTTGGACAACGTTGAAGGAGCAAGAGAAAAGGCGAAAAAGGGCGAGCTTTTGTTCGGTACGATCGACACGTGGCTAATTTGGAAGATGTCGGGCGGAGAAGCGCATGTCACCGATTATTCGAACGCATCAAGAACGTTAATGTACAACATTCATGAACTCGAGTGGGATGACGAGCTTCTCGAAATCCTGGATGTTCCAAAATCGATGCTTCCTGACGTAAAACCGTCTTCGCATGTCTACGCAAAGACGGTCGATTATCACTTTTTCGGGCAAAGCATTCCGATTGCAGGTGCCGCTGGCGACCAGCATGCCGCTTTGTTCGGGCAGGCCTGCTTTGAGGAAGGAATGGCAAAAAACACATACGGTACCGGCTGCTTTATGCTGATGAATACAGGAGAGAAGGCGATTAAATCGGAGCATGGGCTTCTGACCTCGATTGCATGGGGGATTGATGGAAAAATCGAATACGCACTGGAAGGAAGCATTTTTGTGGCTGGTTCAGCGATTCAATGGCTCCGTGATGGTCTGCGAATGTTTAAGGATTCAAAGGATAGTGAAAATTATGCAAAGAGAGTGGGATCAACAGACGGTGTATATGTAGTACCCGCATTTGTCGGACTGGGAACACCGTATTGGGACAGCGACGTTCGGGGTGCAGTATTTGGATTAACAAGAGGCACCTCTAAGGAGCACTTTGTGCGTGCAACCTTGGAATCTTTAGCCTATCAAACAAAAGACGTGTTGGATGCGATGGAGAAGGACTCTGGAATTTCATTAAAGACCCTACGAGTAGACGGCGGCGCGGTAAAAAATGATTTTCTGATGCAATTTCAAGGAGATCTGCTTGGCGTTCCGGTTGAACGTCCGGAAATCAATGAAACAACTGCTCTCGGTGCTGCGTATTTAGCTGGAATCGCAGTCGGCTTTTGGAATGATTCTTCAGAAATCAAAAATCATTGGAAACTTGAAAAAAGGTTTGATTCTAACATGGCTGCGCAGCAAAAAGATGAGCTTTATCAAGGTTGGAAAAAAGCTGTCAAAGCAGCAATGGCTTTTAAATAA
- a CDS encoding phospho-sugar mutase yields the protein MSWNESYERWTNAEQLDQELKTLLENLREDEKALEDCFYKNLEFGTGGMRGEIGVGPNRMNIYTVRKASYGLAQYLIKQGEEAKEKGVVIAYDSRHKSPEFAIEAAKTLATEGVKAYVFDELRPTPELSFAVRELNAAAGIVITASHNPPEYNGFKVYGDDGGQIPPAMADIVIEQVNAVKNELDIEVKSEEELKEKNLIEIIGEEIDSAFTEKLKTISVNPNLSKEVDLKVVFTPLHGTANKPVRRGLSALGYDNVIVVPEQELPDPNFSTVESPNPEEHAAFEYAIKLGEQHDADLLIGTDPDADRLGVAVKNNEGKYEVLTGNQTGALMLHYLLSEKKRLGTLPENGVVVKTIVTSEIGRDIAKSFNLDTVDTLTGFKFIGEKIKEYEETGEYIFQFGYEESYGYLIGDFARDKDAVQAAIMAVEVSAFYKKQGKSLYDGLIEIFKEYGYYKEGLKSLTLKGKEGAEQIATILATFRNQPPLEIAGKSVVSQEDYQISEKTMLVNGDKTVISLPKSNVLKYFLEDGSWFCLRPSGTEPKVKFYFAVKGDSLEDSNDRLEKLQDAVMKKVEDIVAQTTTK from the coding sequence ATGAGCTGGAATGAAAGTTACGAACGCTGGACAAATGCAGAACAATTAGACCAGGAATTAAAAACACTTCTCGAAAATTTACGAGAAGATGAAAAAGCCCTTGAAGATTGTTTTTACAAGAATCTTGAATTTGGAACAGGCGGTATGAGAGGGGAAATTGGCGTAGGACCGAACAGGATGAATATTTACACTGTTCGTAAAGCCTCTTACGGACTCGCCCAATATTTGATTAAACAAGGAGAAGAAGCAAAAGAAAAAGGTGTCGTGATTGCCTACGATTCTCGTCATAAATCTCCTGAATTTGCTATTGAAGCAGCGAAAACGCTGGCAACAGAGGGCGTAAAGGCTTACGTTTTTGATGAACTGAGACCAACACCTGAATTGTCATTTGCGGTAAGGGAATTGAATGCTGCTGCCGGAATTGTTATCACGGCAAGCCACAATCCTCCTGAATACAATGGGTTTAAGGTTTACGGCGATGATGGCGGACAGATTCCACCGGCTATGGCTGACATTGTCATCGAGCAAGTCAATGCTGTGAAAAATGAACTGGATATTGAAGTGAAATCAGAAGAAGAATTAAAGGAAAAAAATCTTATTGAAATCATCGGGGAAGAGATTGATAGTGCCTTTACTGAAAAACTGAAAACAATCTCTGTGAATCCAAACCTTTCAAAAGAAGTAGACTTAAAAGTCGTGTTCACACCGCTTCACGGCACAGCGAACAAACCAGTAAGACGAGGCTTGTCTGCTCTCGGCTATGACAATGTGATTGTCGTGCCGGAACAAGAGCTTCCTGATCCTAATTTTTCAACTGTTGAGTCTCCAAACCCGGAAGAACACGCTGCATTTGAATATGCGATTAAATTAGGCGAACAGCATGATGCGGATCTCTTAATCGGTACAGACCCGGATGCCGACCGCCTTGGGGTTGCCGTTAAAAATAACGAAGGAAAATACGAAGTATTAACAGGAAACCAAACTGGAGCCCTGATGCTTCATTACTTGCTTTCTGAGAAAAAACGTCTTGGCACCCTTCCTGAAAATGGTGTAGTCGTCAAAACAATCGTGACGAGTGAAATTGGTAGAGATATAGCCAAATCATTCAATCTAGATACAGTTGATACGTTAACAGGGTTTAAATTTATTGGCGAAAAAATCAAAGAATACGAAGAAACCGGTGAATACATCTTCCAATTTGGATACGAAGAAAGTTACGGTTATTTAATTGGAGACTTTGCCCGCGATAAGGATGCTGTCCAAGCAGCAATTATGGCTGTTGAGGTAAGTGCCTTTTATAAAAAACAAGGAAAATCCTTGTACGATGGTTTAATTGAGATTTTTAAAGAGTACGGATATTATAAAGAAGGCCTTAAATCGCTTACGTTAAAGGGAAAAGAAGGTGCTGAGCAAATCGCCACAATTTTAGCGACCTTTAGAAATCAGCCGCCGCTTGAAATTGCCGGCAAATCAGTTGTATCCCAAGAAGATTATCAAATAAGCGAAAAAACGATGCTTGTAAATGGCGACAAAACAGTTATTTCTTTACCGAAATCTAACGTTTTAAAATATTTTCTGGAGGATGGATCTTGGTTCTGCCTGCGTCCTTCAGGAACAGAGCCTAAAGTAAAATTTTATTTTGCAGTTAAAGGTGATTCGCTAGAAGATAGCAATGACCGCCTTGAGAAGCTGCAGGATGCCGTAATGAAGAAAGTGGAAGACATCGTCGCTCAAACTACAACAAAATAA
- a CDS encoding NADPH-dependent FMN reductase: MKVTVINGTPRKKGRTKIAADYIANTYQTEYFDLSEYALPIFNGEEQQYSLENVTKLRETVKQSDAVVLLSPEYHSGMSGALKNAIDFLSFEQFAHKPVGIIAAAGGGKGGINALTNMRTVMRGVYANVIPKQLVLDPINFDYENRTLTEDAEAGIKEVMEELIMYAKMTASQK, encoded by the coding sequence ATGAAAGTAACCGTAATTAACGGAACCCCAAGAAAAAAAGGCAGAACGAAAATCGCAGCTGATTACATCGCCAATACGTACCAAACTGAATATTTTGATTTAAGCGAATATGCTTTGCCGATTTTTAACGGAGAAGAACAACAATATTCTTTAGAAAATGTCACAAAACTAAGAGAAACAGTAAAACAATCTGACGCCGTCGTTTTATTATCTCCTGAATACCACAGCGGTATGAGCGGAGCATTAAAAAATGCGATTGATTTCTTAAGCTTTGAACAATTTGCTCACAAGCCTGTCGGGATCATTGCAGCAGCCGGCGGCGGAAAAGGCGGAATCAACGCATTAACAAACATGAGAACGGTCATGCGAGGAGTATATGCCAATGTCATCCCTAAACAGCTCGTTCTGGATCCAATCAACTTCGATTATGAAAACCGAACGTTAACGGAGGATGCAGAAGCCGGTATTAAGGAAGTAATGGAAGAACTTATAATGTATGCAAAAATGACCGCTTCACAAAAATAA
- a CDS encoding DUF3889 domain-containing protein — protein MKRFPFVLTLFFCVLLLASFSIKSFSEEGQSVAYDRWKKIAWGALEDKFKGSKLTEYKYIGRTEVNKEQTKDVFRVTVKRNNETYSAHAEVYFDPLTKNIIAINVFRL, from the coding sequence ATGAAAAGGTTTCCGTTTGTTCTGACATTGTTTTTCTGCGTTCTTCTTTTAGCTTCTTTTTCCATAAAAAGTTTTTCTGAAGAAGGGCAGTCTGTTGCTTACGATAGGTGGAAAAAGATTGCATGGGGTGCTCTGGAAGATAAATTCAAGGGTTCAAAACTTACGGAATACAAATATATCGGCAGAACTGAAGTCAACAAGGAACAGACAAAGGATGTTTTTCGCGTTACTGTTAAGCGTAACAACGAAACATATTCGGCTCATGCAGAGGTTTATTTTGACCCCTTAACAAAAAATATTATAGCAATTAACGTTTTTCGCTTATAA
- a CDS encoding YhdB family protein, protein MDIADYDKALYYTHRSQWDNLLILMVRTNDDLLSKRIEHFLHAYNFEADDSIVEKTLYTLLHYIDHALTEQGKFEPILT, encoded by the coding sequence ATGGACATTGCAGATTACGACAAAGCATTGTATTATACACACCGATCACAATGGGATAATTTACTAATTCTCATGGTGCGTACGAATGACGATCTGTTATCGAAACGAATTGAACACTTTTTACACGCCTATAACTTCGAGGCAGACGACAGCATAGTCGAAAAAACGCTCTACACTCTGCTCCATTATATCGACCATGCACTGACAGAACAGGGAAAATTCGAACCAATATTAACATAA
- a CDS encoding SpoVR family protein, translating into MNVEENKELHQAIGQITEIAKGFGLDYYPMRYEVCPAEIIYTFGAYGMPTRFSHWSFGKQFHKMKLHYDLGLSKIYELVINSNPCYAFLLDSNSLIQNKLIVAHVLAHCDFFKNNCRFQNTKRDMVESMAATADRIKHYEKIHGTKEVESFLDAVLAVQEHIDPSLVRPKLTWSMDDEEPEQEEKQTPYDDLWGLDAQKTRRSKEKKKKLFPPSPEKDILLFIEEHSRELEPWQRDILTMMREEMLYFWPQLETKIMNEGWASFWHQRILRELDLTSDESIEYSKLNAGVVQPSKTGINPYYLGLKIFEDIEERYNNPTEEMKKIGVEPNSGREKMFEVREIESDISFIRNYLTKDLVMREDLYLFQKQGRDYKIVDKEWEGVRDQLVSMRVNGGFPYLMVTDGDYLKNNELFIKHVYEGIELDLKYLEKVLPYLYQLWGRSVHVETILEEKPVLFSYDGKGVHRRYL; encoded by the coding sequence TTGAATGTGGAGGAAAATAAAGAGCTGCATCAGGCAATCGGACAAATTACGGAAATCGCCAAAGGATTTGGTCTGGATTATTATCCGATGAGATATGAAGTTTGTCCCGCTGAAATTATTTATACTTTTGGAGCTTATGGGATGCCGACCAGGTTTTCGCATTGGAGCTTTGGTAAGCAGTTTCATAAGATGAAGCTTCATTACGATTTGGGATTGAGCAAAATATATGAGCTTGTCATCAACTCCAATCCTTGCTATGCGTTTTTGTTAGACAGCAATTCGTTAATTCAAAATAAACTGATCGTTGCCCATGTACTTGCTCATTGTGATTTTTTTAAAAATAATTGCCGGTTTCAAAATACGAAACGAGATATGGTAGAGAGCATGGCCGCTACAGCTGATCGAATCAAGCATTACGAAAAAATTCATGGAACGAAAGAGGTAGAGTCTTTTCTCGACGCAGTTCTGGCTGTTCAGGAACACATTGACCCTTCCCTAGTTCGTCCAAAGCTTACTTGGAGCATGGATGACGAGGAGCCTGAACAGGAAGAAAAGCAGACCCCCTATGATGATTTATGGGGATTAGACGCACAAAAAACGAGAAGAAGCAAGGAAAAGAAGAAAAAGCTCTTTCCACCAAGTCCGGAAAAGGATATTTTGTTGTTTATTGAGGAGCACTCAAGAGAACTGGAGCCGTGGCAGCGTGATATTTTAACGATGATGAGGGAAGAAATGCTTTATTTTTGGCCGCAGCTGGAAACAAAAATAATGAATGAGGGATGGGCGTCATTTTGGCATCAGCGAATTCTCCGCGAGCTGGACTTAACTTCAGATGAATCGATCGAATATTCAAAGCTGAATGCAGGGGTGGTTCAGCCGTCAAAAACAGGTATTAATCCGTACTATTTGGGGTTGAAGATCTTTGAAGATATAGAGGAACGGTATAATAACCCGACAGAAGAAATGAAAAAAATCGGAGTAGAGCCGAATTCGGGTAGAGAAAAAATGTTTGAAGTAAGAGAGATCGAATCGGATATTTCCTTTATTCGCAATTACTTAACGAAGGATCTTGTCATGAGGGAAGATCTCTATTTATTCCAAAAGCAAGGCAGGGATTATAAAATAGTAGATAAAGAGTGGGAAGGGGTAAGAGACCAGCTTGTCAGCATGAGGGTGAATGGCGGTTTTCCATATTTGATGGTGACAGATGGTGATTATTTAAAAAATAATGAGCTTTTTATTAAGCATGTCTATGAAGGCATTGAGCTCGATTTGAAATATTTGGAAAAGGTTCTGCCCTATTTGTATCAGCTTTGGGGAAGAAGCGTCCATGTCGAAACCATTCTGGAAGAAAAACCTGTGTTATTTTCGTATGATGGCAAAGGAGTCCATCGCCGGTATCTTTAA
- a CDS encoding response regulator, whose protein sequence is MKVAIVDDHHMVRKGLLFFFKTQTDIEVVGEAANGKEAIDVVSRMKPDVVLMDLSMPDMNGVEATKELLKRDSSVKIVVVTSYADQEHVIPAIQAGAKAYHLKDVEPEELLETIREVHLGKSKLDSKIISLVFDHMSLNEEKEKMNLLTKREADVLNEIAKGKSNKEIASSLFITEKTVKTHVSNLLSKLQLSDRTQAALFAVKYQEKV, encoded by the coding sequence ATTAAAGTTGCGATTGTAGATGACCACCATATGGTGAGAAAAGGCCTGCTTTTTTTCTTTAAAACACAAACAGATATCGAAGTTGTAGGAGAAGCAGCGAACGGCAAAGAGGCCATTGATGTTGTGAGCAGGATGAAGCCTGACGTCGTTTTGATGGATTTATCCATGCCTGATATGAATGGGGTTGAGGCTACAAAGGAACTGCTGAAACGTGATTCCTCCGTCAAAATCGTAGTCGTAACAAGCTACGCGGATCAGGAGCATGTCATTCCGGCGATTCAGGCAGGCGCAAAAGCGTATCACTTGAAGGACGTAGAGCCCGAGGAGCTGTTAGAAACCATTCGTGAAGTGCATCTAGGTAAATCCAAGCTTGATTCGAAAATCATATCACTAGTGTTTGACCACATGTCATTGAATGAAGAGAAAGAAAAAATGAACCTTTTAACAAAAAGAGAAGCCGATGTTTTAAATGAAATTGCAAAAGGCAAAAGCAATAAAGAAATCGCTTCTTCTTTATTTATTACGGAAAAAACGGTAAAAACGCATGTGTCTAATCTATTGTCAAAGCTTCAGCTTTCGGACCGGACACAGGCTGCGCTATTTGCCGTGAAATACCAAGAAAAAGTATAA
- a CDS encoding MIP/aquaporin family protein codes for MGAFWGEVIGTALIIVFGGGVVAGVNLKKSFAHQSGWIVITFGWGLGVAMAVYAVGGISGAHLNPAVTLGLAINGEFAWSKVPAYLAAQMIGAIIGAALVYLQYFPHWKATKDQEAKLAVFSTGPAIPNVFANLLSETLATFIFVLSIFAIGANQFTEGLNPLIVGLLVVSIGLSLGGTTGYAINPARDLGPRIAHSLLPIAGKGASNWRYAWVPVAGPLLGGAMAGVFYGAVFEGKMSSSFWAVFIIAAIMFISLYFVGKNQNESANTNVKNI; via the coding sequence ATGGGTGCTTTTTGGGGTGAAGTGATAGGAACGGCTTTGATTATCGTCTTTGGCGGTGGAGTTGTTGCAGGGGTAAATTTAAAAAAATCATTTGCCCATCAATCTGGCTGGATTGTAATTACATTTGGCTGGGGGCTGGGTGTTGCAATGGCTGTTTACGCTGTTGGAGGAATCAGCGGAGCTCATTTAAATCCAGCCGTTACTTTAGGGCTGGCAATAAACGGTGAGTTTGCCTGGAGTAAGGTACCTGCCTATCTTGCGGCACAGATGATTGGGGCGATTATCGGTGCAGCGCTCGTCTATTTGCAGTATTTTCCTCATTGGAAAGCAACGAAGGATCAAGAGGCAAAGCTTGCTGTTTTTTCAACCGGGCCTGCAATCCCAAATGTGTTTGCCAACCTTTTAAGTGAAACATTAGCGACTTTCATATTTGTTTTAAGTATATTCGCCATCGGTGCGAATCAGTTTACAGAAGGGTTAAATCCTTTAATCGTCGGTTTGTTGGTGGTCAGCATCGGACTTTCTTTAGGGGGGACAACTGGCTATGCCATTAATCCGGCTCGTGATTTAGGTCCGAGAATTGCGCATTCTCTTTTACCGATCGCAGGTAAAGGTGCTTCGAATTGGAGATATGCATGGGTGCCTGTAGCTGGTCCTTTACTAGGAGGGGCTATGGCCGGTGTATTTTACGGGGCCGTATTTGAAGGGAAAATGAGCAGCAGCTTCTGGGCTGTTTTTATTATAGCTGCTATTATGTTTATCAGCCTGTATTTCGTCGGGAAGAACCAAAATGAAAGCGCTAATACTAACGTGAAAAATATATAG
- a CDS encoding glycerol-3-phosphate dehydrogenase/oxidase, giving the protein MVFSAMNREQTLENMTKETYDLFIIGGGITGAGTALDAASRGMKTALCEMQDFAAGTSSRSTKLVHGGLRYLKQFEVKMVAEVGKERAVVYENGPHVTTPEWMLLPLHKGGTFGKFSTSIGLRIYDFLAGVKKSERRKMLNTKDTLEKEPLIKETGLKGGGYYVEYRTDDARLTIEVLKEAVKYGAEAVNYAKAQEFLYENGKVVGVVIQDVKTKKTYNVYAKKIVNATGPWVDELREKDRSKEGKHLQHTKGVHLVFDQSIFPLKQAVYFDTPDSRMVFAIPREGKTYVGTTDTVYGDVLERPRMSVQDREYIIESINYMFPDLKVKAEDVESSWAGLRPLIHEEGKDPSEISRKDEIWSSHSGLITIAGGKLTGYRKMAEQIVDVVNDLLIKEGEKDHGPGKTKSMPISGGHVGGAKNLESFLEAKVKEGMSIGLSEEEAKQLAKRFGSNVSSVYDRVRIMKDEAVCLGMPAYVLAQLDYSISEEMTTTLEDFFIRRTGALYFDIHWVNSHKEAVAEAMSSKLNWSHEEKKKNIDHLNTYLQEAVQPKEA; this is encoded by the coding sequence ATGGTTTTTTCAGCAATGAACAGGGAGCAAACATTGGAAAATATGACGAAAGAGACGTACGATCTATTCATTATTGGCGGTGGGATTACGGGGGCGGGAACTGCTCTAGACGCCGCATCCAGAGGCATGAAAACGGCATTGTGCGAAATGCAGGATTTTGCTGCAGGAACCTCAAGCAGGTCTACCAAGCTCGTTCACGGAGGCTTGCGTTATTTGAAGCAATTTGAAGTGAAGATGGTAGCGGAGGTTGGAAAAGAACGAGCGGTTGTTTATGAAAACGGTCCGCATGTCACGACTCCTGAATGGATGCTTCTTCCTTTGCACAAAGGTGGGACATTTGGGAAATTTTCCACTTCAATCGGTCTAAGGATTTACGACTTTCTGGCTGGAGTCAAAAAATCGGAGAGAAGAAAAATGCTGAACACTAAAGATACATTGGAAAAAGAGCCGCTCATTAAAGAAACAGGGTTAAAAGGCGGTGGCTATTACGTCGAGTATCGGACAGACGATGCCAGGTTGACGATCGAAGTGCTCAAGGAGGCGGTTAAATATGGTGCAGAAGCCGTCAACTACGCAAAGGCTCAGGAGTTTCTCTATGAAAATGGCAAAGTTGTCGGGGTCGTTATCCAAGATGTAAAAACGAAGAAAACATACAACGTGTATGCGAAAAAAATCGTCAATGCAACAGGACCTTGGGTCGATGAGCTGAGAGAAAAAGACCGCAGTAAAGAGGGGAAACACCTTCAGCATACGAAGGGAGTCCATTTAGTCTTTGATCAATCAATATTCCCTCTAAAACAAGCTGTCTATTTTGATACACCCGATAGCCGAATGGTTTTTGCGATTCCGAGAGAAGGAAAAACATACGTGGGAACAACGGACACAGTATATGGGGATGTACTGGAAAGGCCGAGAATGAGTGTCCAAGACAGAGAGTATATTATTGAATCAATCAATTATATGTTTCCTGATCTTAAGGTGAAAGCCGAAGACGTAGAATCGAGCTGGGCGGGACTACGTCCGCTTATTCATGAAGAAGGTAAAGACCCATCTGAAATCTCCAGGAAGGACGAGATTTGGAGCTCACATTCCGGCCTCATCACGATTGCTGGCGGAAAATTGACCGGCTATCGAAAAATGGCAGAGCAGATTGTAGATGTTGTGAACGACCTGCTTATCAAAGAAGGAGAAAAGGACCACGGTCCCGGCAAAACGAAGTCGATGCCGATTTCAGGGGGACACGTAGGAGGTGCAAAGAACCTGGAGTCTTTTCTCGAGGCTAAAGTAAAAGAAGGCATGTCCATCGGATTGTCAGAGGAAGAAGCAAAACAGCTGGCCAAACGCTTCGGTTCCAACGTCAGTTCGGTATATGATCGGGTACGTATTATGAAAGACGAAGCTGTCTGCCTAGGAATGCCAGCATACGTTCTTGCCCAGTTGGACTACAGCATATCAGAGGAAATGACTACGACCTTAGAGGATTTTTTTATCCGGAGGACGGGTGCACTTTATTTTGACATTCATTGGGTAAACAGCCACAAAGAAGCTGTTGCAGAAGCGATGAGTAGTAAACTAAACTGGTCGCACGAAGAAAAAAAGAAAAATATAGATCACTTAAACACATATCTTCAAGAAGCCGTGCAGCCAAAAGAAGCATGA
- a CDS encoding glycerol-3-phosphate responsive antiterminator: protein MEFHNQKILPAIRNMKQFDEFLKNDFCYGVLLDVHLGQLKGILRAAESNNKKLLVHVDLIQGIKHDEYGTEFICQELKPAGILSTRTSVIAKAKQKKVLAIQRMFLLDTGAMDKSIELVKKYRPDFIEVLPGVVPLLIKEVKEKTGIPILAGGFIRTEENIQQALEAGAATVTTSNTRLWK, encoded by the coding sequence ATGGAGTTTCATAACCAAAAGATTTTGCCAGCCATACGAAATATGAAGCAGTTTGATGAATTTCTAAAGAATGATTTTTGCTATGGTGTGCTTTTGGACGTTCATCTTGGGCAGTTAAAGGGTATTTTAAGAGCTGCGGAGAGCAATAATAAAAAATTGCTCGTTCATGTCGATCTTATTCAAGGGATTAAGCATGATGAATACGGGACTGAATTTATATGCCAGGAGTTAAAGCCGGCGGGAATTCTTTCTACCAGAACGAGTGTCATAGCAAAAGCTAAGCAAAAGAAGGTTTTGGCGATTCAACGGATGTTTTTGCTTGATACAGGAGCTATGGATAAAAGCATCGAGCTCGTCAAAAAATATAGGCCGGATTTTATTGAAGTTCTGCCAGGCGTTGTTCCGTTATTGATCAAAGAGGTAAAGGAAAAAACAGGGATTCCGATTTTAGCGGGAGGCTTCATTCGAACGGAAGAAAATATTCAACAGGCGTTGGAAGCTGGAGCCGCGACAGTAACGACATCGAATACAAGGCTTTGGAAATAG
- a CDS encoding GAF domain-containing sensor histidine kinase — translation MSESPSELKTLKEIAETLNQGNDLQIVLNEVLKKLLDLTGFKTGWIFLVADNGTFELAAHSALPEALSWENCRLMCDSNCYCIDQYWNGRLKSATNIINCERIYHAIKQKTGDTEGITHHATVPLRDQKKRFGLLNVASPNKNQYSEKELALLEAVALQIGTAVKRIRLSEIEQQNVVLKERNRLAQDLHDSVNQILFSISLTAKAARETTLDESLLEQLNFIQLLSRDALAEMKSLIWELRSEGLKNGIVEAIENYASLIGLPVELTVTGSIALSAKEEELIWRITQEALNNCKKHSQADKAFVTIISLKGQLLLEIEDFGIGFRYDPDAQIHSLGIKGMEDRTKKYGGKFSVKTAKNKGTKIRVALPIISPEKEEKGS, via the coding sequence ATGAGTGAAAGCCCTTCTGAATTAAAAACATTAAAGGAAATTGCCGAAACTCTTAATCAAGGGAACGATTTACAAATCGTCTTAAATGAAGTCCTGAAAAAATTGTTGGATCTGACTGGCTTCAAAACGGGATGGATTTTCTTGGTGGCGGATAATGGAACGTTTGAATTGGCTGCTCACTCGGCCTTGCCTGAAGCTCTCTCTTGGGAAAACTGCAGGCTGATGTGTGACAGCAATTGCTATTGTATTGACCAATATTGGAATGGAAGGCTAAAATCAGCGACTAATATTATCAACTGCGAACGTATCTATCATGCAATCAAACAAAAAACTGGCGATACAGAGGGGATAACACATCATGCGACAGTTCCGCTGAGGGATCAAAAAAAGAGATTCGGGCTTCTGAATGTGGCATCTCCAAATAAAAATCAATACAGTGAAAAAGAGCTTGCACTGTTGGAAGCAGTTGCTTTGCAAATTGGAACGGCAGTGAAACGAATCCGGTTAAGTGAGATTGAACAGCAAAATGTAGTACTGAAGGAAAGAAACAGACTGGCTCAGGATCTTCATGACTCTGTTAATCAAATTCTTTTCAGCATAAGCCTGACTGCCAAGGCGGCTCGAGAAACGACACTCGACGAATCTCTTTTGGAGCAGCTCAATTTTATACAGCTTCTGTCACGTGACGCGCTTGCTGAAATGAAGTCATTGATATGGGAATTGCGATCAGAAGGACTAAAAAACGGGATCGTCGAAGCCATCGAAAACTACGCTTCACTCATCGGACTCCCGGTTGAGCTTACTGTAACAGGAAGCATTGCACTTTCAGCTAAAGAAGAAGAGCTTATATGGAGGATCACACAGGAAGCTTTAAATAATTGCAAAAAACATTCACAAGCTGACAAGGCGTTTGTAACGATTATCTCATTGAAGGGGCAGCTCCTTTTGGAAATTGAAGACTTCGGAATCGGTTTTCGCTATGATCCGGACGCTCAAATCCATAGCTTAGGCATAAAAGGAATGGAAGACCGGACCAAAAAATATGGCGGCAAGTTTTCAGTAAAAACAGCAAAAAATAAAGGGACAAAAATTAGAGTGGCTTTGCCGATAATCAGCCCGGAGAAAGAGGAGAAAGGATCATGA